tagttGATGGATGTCAACTAGCTGATAGATGTAAGTATACGTAGCAgtagatgtcaagtagtcgatAGATGTCAATTAGTCGATAAATGTCAGGTAGTCGATAAATGTCAAGTAGTCAATAGATGTCAAAAGTGTAcaagtgggtaaagatcgatGTGTGCAAAGCAACCGATAGATGTGTGCTATGGAATAACGCcatttgcgacaaaattcaggcagaatctgatagggtgtgcatccaatataaaatcgatttttgaagatcgatttttaataatcgattttttacagttgattttcgatttacacgtgaacgatctttgacaatcgacctgataatcgattattgaaattcgatttttgataatcgatttttaaaAATCGATTACAAAAATCGCAATTGATtgatatactagcctcgaatccaggccgattttaaaatggattcaaggctacagttaggccgcccttgaaactcagaacatgcacaaactccttctccgcggcctggaatcaaagcttggcttggttagctatctcacatgataGACTATAACGCAAAAGCGAAACATTATTGTTTTTTGGAACCATTAAAAAGGAGGGCCATAAGTCACagtaaaaatcattaattttagaactgCTCATGGTGCTATCTTATTTAGTTTCTTCATGCACCCATTTTTGTATGCTTTCTCgccagcactgttttatttggccatcttgtgtgtgcttagagaAAGAGCTGAGAAAGAGTTTGGTGATTCCAGATAGAATAGAAGTCATGAATAGTGGCTTCTTCAATGGATAGTATCACGTGATACAGCTTTAGACAGGGGCCCCCCCCAGCACACCTTCAGAGCAGTtctaaaatcgattatcaaaaatcgattatcaaaaatagATTATCAAAAATAGATTATCAAAAATctaatcgattattgaaaatcgaatttcaaaaatcgattatcaaaaatcgaatttcaaaaatcgattatcagatcgattgtcaaagatcgttcacgtgtaaatcgaaaatcaactgtaaaaaaaatcgattattaaaaatagATCTTCAAAAAttgattttatattggatgcacacgcctatcacattctgcctgaattttgtcgcaaacggcgttccatagtGTGCAAAGCAACCGATAGATGTGTGAGACACCCCCTTGAAGTGGGATGTATTTTTGACCTATTTGGCGTTCCAtatcaccacgcctccatgtcattctattagtctagatccggctagcaattctagctgggactcccagttctagctagttttgtttagcgtgtcagagactgggagaagatgattggcactccctggctcctttggatgtacagctgtccagatccctagaacataccctccattctgacgagttcagtgcatagggtgcttactagattcttgccagccagtacagttcaagctacacacagcaccgctcaactattatTTACCCCATtatatctagctaaatctggtccaactagacagcagaccagccaggtgacgtccaaacggtcagttattcgttccaccaactttttaatctagtctagtcctgcttgcactgctactactactactgctactcttcctactactactgctactcttcctagctagtcaaaggtttctttttttttttttttttttttgtaactacatatgcacaaagagacatcaaagcttacatcaaaggacacagatttttagcctacttgactgataaggccgttacctagactacagtttgtttgtcagggaggagctcacatacaacttcatctaattcatcataacgattcgttaccgttgttgtaatttctacaacagattgccaaggaaagagatatcTTTCAACTGGCTTTGTAACAATGCCTTGTGATTTTTCCTTTACAAAAATACTCCAGGTGGATCTTTCGTACACCagatgtatatactgtaaacTTTTGGGGGGTACTTGCTGAAGCACAGCTACACAGTTCATTGAATGTGATGAGTCTGCTTCTAGCAGTGCTATAGCACTGCTTTTACAAGAGGAAACTAACAGCATAAAGTATAgaaagcataataattattatgtccaGGTGATGAAAGACACCGACCAGAAACTAAAATGCACTGGTCAGGATATAttgctacagtatatacactcTTGTGGGATTATATACACCCATCACTATTTTTACACCCCAGGGTTCACTATTTTACACCAGTGCCAGATTTACACCCTATAAGGGGCTGTTGTTTACACCCCTCCTTGCATTTATTACACCCCAGTTTTAACAGTGAATATGTAAGGTGCATATGATACATTTCAACAAACACAGAAGGTAATAAGAATAAATGTTTGTCTAGAAGTAGTGTTGGAGTCTCACAGCAGTGATGTCCTGTCATTCAGAGGCTTGATATCACCTACAATGTATAGAAGCGAGAATTGAATATAACTGTGATAATACACACTGTGTTAGGCTGATATCACCTACAATGCACAGTGTGTATTATCACAGTTATATCCAAACTCCGAAAGTAGTAATCATGCAACGTGAAGAAAGCAACACATTcatattgtatataattatattcatattGTATATACTTCAGCCGCTTTTGTGACTCGAGAATGATTCTTTTATTAATTCTTTGACAGGTTAGCCTCTTTTTTGAACAGATTCAACAGAAGCCCCAGGCAGCATAAGTAATACAATAGACTACATGTAGTCAAGCTGCATGTTGCAGTGAGATGTATACCTATATCAAGAAACTATGGATTTATGAAATCTTTTCCCCACAAAAGTGTGTTTGGATACTTCTAGTTAATTTACACGGGGCACAgcgaacagtagactctcgttaatctggcCGCCCTTGGGACAATGCAGCTTcaccggaatagcgaggtggctgtatttcagaaaataaccACAGCTAAAAAAACGaccctacctcgaatctaatgacaaATTTTGCGGTATCAGTATACTCTATATacttaagtgtaatccaattttatcttCTAaaccaaaacgtcatatccggccataATAAAATACCTAGTTTGGGgaagccagtactggccagtattattataaggaatagcgagtggctgcatttcagcgcgagttttgtgcagtaaacatctatatatagccagcaatctgtgccaaaccaaatgaccggtatatcgaggtggccgtacatCAGACAGCCAGAGTCTATACTGTAAATACGGGACAGAATTTGAACTCTAATACACCATGATACCTTTTTGTGACTTGTCCAGATGCTGGAAGAGAGTGAGCACAATGGGTATCCTCAGTGTAAAATAGCGAACATCTTCAGTGGTGATTGACATCAACGCTGAGGACATTGAACAATTGTATCACTGAAGCAAATAAAACcatttatatcccgttgctacgttgttgccaagtgcaatataaagcatattgcactgctgaaagtcatattgcactgaccgcaaagtcatattgcactgacctcaaaacgcccctctggcaattagacagacaattaaattaaaattaaattaatacgcatgagaaataacaagtatcaaagtatgtccagccatgcaggaatgaatgttcagcactgctggagtttcttcttgcaaccatgcaggttttaaaattgtccaagattcattttgtggaagattctgtgttcctagatcgacctagtcctcgacatcgtgatgcatgtcaattctgcttcaccgtagcactagaagtggctctttttgctgggggcatgagctgttttgcagcagtgtagaagcgagctttcttggcttggttatgaggccgagcgtagaccagcagctaataccatgtattcactgagtagtggggtggggctgtttctttgcagcagtaagtggggcggggctgttttgcagcaccagaagtggggtggggctgttttgcagatttcagttgaaactccaacaattttgtgtcaagccattcgtcggtcatgccaatcttatacgctgcagatactggcgtctagaagagagaagagatggagctgtgtctagagttgtctctgtctttttttgtgctgtttatattgtgttactaggacagtgttatgttgctatgccctcgggatataaactagttataacacgtgcactcgggctgcatggcatatattacactcagccctcggggctggcgccctcgtgcttcagtgcaatatattccatacatccctcgtgcccgtgttataactataacgtaTAAACTATCATACACAATTCATGGTATACATGACAGTCACTGTGCAGGTTTTATGCAGTCAGCCCAGTCAACCACACACTAATTAATGCTGTTTTATGACCACTCATAACTTTTAATTCATGCATGGAAACAGGCTGAATATAAGTCTAAAACAAGTAAGAAGCTTACCTTTACAGTACTCATTGATCAGATCTGCTTTAGAGTAATCAATCGAATATCGGGCGGCACCTATTTCCGGACACGGCCACGCCTAACTAGAGAACAGCTGTGATCATTTATTGCCAGCAGTACATAGCAGGGGCCCCTACTAACCTGGACACAAAATTTCCAGTCGTATCATTAGTCGTAGTAGAAGCAAGAGCTCTTGAAACGCAAAATACGGACATACGCATGATCATCCAATCTGTTGTATTCTCGTTTAGCCACTGCAGAGACCTCTTGTAAAGAGCAAACAGAACGATAAGTATACCTAAAGAAAGATAGACTACTGTGCTATACAAACAGCATCTAAACAAAACTCTTGGTGCTATACAAATTACACAGTTCAAGTAATCGTTGTAGTGAAGGTTAAAGTGCGGACATCTTCTCTTCCATTGCTGCCTCCCTGATCACACTACCTCAGCAGATCAATTTCAAACAAGTGGATGGATTAAAGTTAGCTGATGAACGTGTGCATGTGAAGGGCTCTGTACTGGACCTTTAGCTTGCTTTGAAATTTGTGAGTTACACTTACTTGGTTGTAATGTTTTTGTACACAGTGTGTAGACTCTACCAATCATACCAAACATCACATGACTAATGAAAAACACATGACTAATGAAAAATTATAAAACTAATGAACAGTTATATAACACAATACTGCAAAATGATTCACAAAAAAATAGATCTAACAGCATTCAAAACGGATTTCTTTGGCATTTTCTATAACAATTCCCACACATTCACAGTGATACCATTGCCCACAATTGTCACACTTCACCCAATCACCACTATCAGCATTAGTGCACCTACGGCTGATGCACAGACCTACACAAGAAACATTAACTTTAATGACAATGGGTGCATACAAGTGTGAAGGGAATACCTTGACTGCTCACAACACCAGTTTTAGTAACCTTCTGCGAGACTGAAATATGGAGCAATATCAAGTTTCTAATATATACGTTACTTTCTCACAACTTACTAGTCTTCCTTGGACGCCCAACATTGTGCTTGTTGATAGCCACAGACTCTGAGAGAAAATGATTTGTATAACTGTAGAGCTCAATgtcatgagtgtgtgtgtgtgtaataccTCGAGTGTTCATAGGACAAAGTGGAGAAACCCTCCGCAGCACTAATTTTAAGAAAACAAATATAAaggtgtatacatgtaaaacttATAAGTAAGTGTGTACTACTATTCTAAATTAACTGTAGCTTACCAGTTCTCGTTGCATGACCAGCAGTACTACAGTGTGTAACTGACACAGGCTCTGCAAAGATCATAAATTTACATTATGTACAATAACCAGACAGTAAGCACATGACGTGAGGCTAGGTGCAGACAGTGTGGTGCATATTTACCTCCATTATTGAGACAAAAATGGAACAGTGTATACAACTTACTGGTTTACCTTCAACTTCCTGTGATCTTGACCCACTATTCTCAGCTCCTAAATAAATTAATTAGACGTTAATTTTCAAAGCCacaatgtctgcatgtatTTTTTAAACACCTTGACTATTCCCGGTTACTGTAACGGGTGGAGTAACCTTCCGGGAGACTAAAGAGAAGCAAAATGAAAAGTTATAAGTTTGTCCCCTCACATCATATTTATACAACATACCCGTTTTCTTCGGGCGGCCAACAGGGCCTTTCTTGCTGTCTGGACCTTGACTGATGAGCCTGCCATTTTTCTTCGCAGTAGCTGACACAGGCTCTGTGACAATTAACGCATTTATAATTAACTACTACATGTCTGTAGGTTGGATCATGCTACACCAAGTAGCGATCATGAACCATTTAGTGCCTAATGATGGTATAATATACCTTCAACTTCCTGTGATCCAGTATTCTCAGCTCCTAAATAAATAAACGAGAcaccttaataattatttccaaagccacaatgtctgcatgtatTTTTAAACACCTTGACTGTTCACAGTTGCTGTAACAGGTAGAGTAACCTTCCGGGAGACTAAAAAGAAGCAAAATGAAAGTTTATAAGTTTGTCCCACAGGcttacagcataattatacaacatacCAGTTTTCCTTGGGCACCTAACAGGGCGTTTCTTGCTGTCTGGACCTTGACTGATGAGACTGCCATTTTTCTTCGCAGCAGCTGACACAGGCTCTGTGACAATTATAAAACATGAAggtcacctacatgtatgcatttaATTGGATCGCACAGTGTAATAATAACGTTAACTATTGGATCGTAATAATAACGCAACCATTGGATCGTAATAATAACGCAACCATTGGATTGTAATAATAACGTATAAACTATTGTATCATAATAAAGTTATTAATATGCAaatagttattattatgatccAGTAAAGGTTACTATTATGATCCAATAGTtaacattattattacacTGTACGATccatatacacgtacatgtagctagtacatgtgATCATgctatacaagtacatgtagcgaTTATGTACCATTAAATTTTAGTGCCTAATGgttacatgtaagtacaaATCAAATGTACATATACCCTCAACTCTTGACCCACTATTCTCAGCTCCTAAATAAATTAATTAGACGTTAATTTTCAAAGCCACAACGTCTGCATGTATTTTTTAAACACCTTGACTATTTACAGTTATTTTAATGGGTGGAGTAACCTTCTGGGAGACTACGCAAAAATGAAATTTATAAGTTTGTCCCCTCACAGTAAAATTATACAAAACATACTGTACCAGTTTTCCGTGGGCGCCCAAGAGGGAGAAGCTTCTTGTTGGACACAGACTCTGTACTGTTCACAGGACCAGGTGGTGAAACTTTCTGCGAGACTAAAATGGCGCAAAATGAACTTTCCAAAAACTACCCAATAATTTACCAGTTTTCCTTGAACTCCTAAGAGTATATTTACAGCTCTTTACTGATAACGGATCTGTGTGAATCATGTTGGCTTATCATGTATGCAACTGTACCTgtatatggtacatgtatgcacactcaTTCACATATTCATGTGTGAGATATACCTTGACTGTTCCCAGGAACAGGTGGAGTAACTTCCTGTGAGCCTGAAATAAAAAAGTTTCTAATAAACATActgtataaattaattatgtaacttTGTACAATTATAGTACAGCAAACATTTACATTGTAGCTCACCAGCTCTCGGCAGACAACTGCCAGTAGTATCAGGCACAGACTCTGTTTCACGATCTGAACAAAGCAGCATGTTATTATAGGGTACACAACTGTATTACAGAGTGAAAATCAAACACGCTGTATCATGAGTACATATTATATTCTTTACCTGGTCCAATAGATTCATCTCCTGAATAGCACCAACTATCAAAAAGGGCATCCACAATAGGATCACAATAATCATCTACAGTAATAAAAAAAACCAGTCATTATTGTGTTCGCAAATCCAATACAGCAcatataatatgtacatgtacctggtcCGAACGATCTTCTACCTTCTGAATCATCAGCATCTtcaaaagcaggaaacaaataTTACGTAAAGTGTATAATGaagtgtattgtacatgtaagtacctgGTTGAGGAGACACTTCTAAATCCGACTCACGCTCGTCAGTTTGTTTGTTACAGGTACcaccagctacatgtatgaaacaaaaatgtgtgtacagtacgtgtacacTCTAGAGAACGAATGTAACGTTCCACATGTAACACACAAAACCCACCTTGTGGATGATACATTTCAAGCCATAGTTTATACCTTCCCTTTGGTGCAAGATCATAGCCTTCAAGCAGCCTCGTTTCAAAACGGTCCCACTCATTGTCGGTGAAGACAACATCACTCTCAGGAACAGctgcataaataattataagctataattatacgaccAAACATAACAGTGCTTTGACTCACAGTTAGTCGATTCTTTGGGCAACCTTGCGGGTGTGAGAGTTTGCTTCTGTTTCTGTTTCTTTGCTTCTTGCTTCTGAAGTCTCTTCTGCTGAGCTTGTTTCTTCTTAAGTTCCTTCTCAAGCTTCATTTGTTCCTTTTGGTTAATAATCTTCAGATTTTCAGAACTTGTTAGCACCCGTCCACTGCCAACTGGCTTAGCTTGTTGGGTGTGCAACTCAGGCACCGTCACTGCAGAAAGACATTTCGTAACAGCAGTCTGTCGTAGAACACAGCTGTTTTTAGCAGGACTCTTAGCAGGGGAGTCACCATCAGAAGAGTCTGTTTCTTCAACACTTGCATCATGTAGATGTATAGATCTTGATGGACTGCAGTTGTAGAGTGGTATGAAATTAAGGCCTGTTTCCTGTGCCAAGCTTGAAACCCGATCCTTAAAATCAGCAACAGGTAGCCTAATTGCCTCTCGATTAAAAGGGACTATGCCTGTGCATCGAAATCCACTTATGGCATTAGCTGGGGTCATTGATGCAAACCATGCTTTGTTGAACAGCCGAGAAAACTCGTATCGGGTCGCCATTTTTCCACCACTTTGTGCCATATAACTATGACATTCCTTCCTCCAGGCACGCTTCAGTGGCCCAAAACAGCCCTTATCAAGGGGTTGTGTTAAATGCGTTGTATTCGGCGGGAGACAGAAGAGTATTACCTGCTCCGAAGCTGCAAGTCTCACAGTACTCGGCTGGTAATGGGTAGAATGGCCATCCATTATTAACAACACAGGACGCACTGGAGATGCATTAGGCAAAAATTGGCACTTAAACCAGTCTTCAAACAACACACTATCAATCCATCCATTTTTTGATGTTCCATACCTAGTTCCTGGTACTTCTCCATAAGTCCAAGCTGTTTTAATGTTCATTCTGTCAAATATAATCATAGGAGGAATGATTTGACCTGTTGCACTGACAGCTGAAACACATGTAAGCTGTGCTTTATTTCCGGTTGAGATTTTTATTGGGTGTTTTACACCTCTGGCAGTGATGATTTTTGGAGGTGCAGGGTCGAGGGGCATGCCTGTTTCGTCCATGTTGTAGATTTGGGATGGGCAATCGAGTAAATCATTCTCTGTCAGCGTCTGCTCCAACAAGTCATAATAGCAAGAAATTACTTGGGGAGAACTTGCTACAGCCCTTGAGTATGATAATGGCTCTGCAGCACGTACAGCTAGTTCACCATGCCTCTTCTTAAACGAGGTCCACCACCCATCAGTGACTACGGCAGTTCGAAGTCCTTTTGTTTGAACAATGTTACGAACCAGTGCCAAAACTTCCTGTTTGGATTTTGCATAGCCCATTGATGCACAACCACAGAGAAAACTAACAAGTTCATTCTCTTCCTCATCAGTGAGGAGCTTTGGTGGGCCACTTCTCGCCCCAAACTTAACTCGTCCACTGACGCGATCCTGAAGAGTTGACTTAGGTACTCCATATGCCTCGGCAGCATCTCGTACTGAGAGCCCATCTTCAATATGTGCTAAGTATGCTTTATAGAGGGTACTTTCAGTCCATGACTTGTAAGAGGTTGGTCGTTTCGCAACTGTGGGTATATAAGACGATCGCGGTGGCGAGAGAGTAAAAGTTCTTCGTGCGACAAACACACGGTCATTCAAGCTGAGCTGAGCCATCAAACAACTGCAAACAACAAAAATATGCATATTAAAAACCAAAGGAATACTTTGTATCCTGTGCCTTATACCCACAACAGCAGGTTCTTGCAATTAGCCTACCACAGGTAAAGTGGCTGGGCATGAGACTATGTACGTTTAAATGTATGTGCAGAATAGCTAGCACTATATTTCTATTCAAGGGGCATACTTTTACACACGTGCCTGGCCTTAGGTGTGCTGGCATGCCAATCACATGCCCCTTTACAGGCTAAACTACACATATGGCCTATTACAAAGCTCTAGGCTTGAATTTGAAATTATATTCTCCGTTCCAATGCCTAAGAGCTCTGGTAGCTCAGTAGTAAGAGCATCTGACTATTATTCAGAAAGTCTCAGGTTCATGTAACAGTTTAATCATACACACTGTGTACAAAAACATTACAACCAAGTAAGTGTAACTCACAAATTTCAAAGCAAGCTAAAGGTCCAGTACAGAGCCCTTCACATGCACACGTTCATCAGCTAACTTTAATCCATCCACTTGTTTGAAATTGATCTGCTGAGGTAGTGTGATCAGGGAGGCAGCAATGGAAGAGAAGATGTCCGCACTTTAACCTTCACTACAACGATTACTTGAACTGTGTAATTTGTATAGCACCAAGAGTTTTGTTTAGATGCTGTTTGTATAGCACAGTAGTCTATCTTTCTTTAGGTATACTTATCGTTCTGTTTGCTCTTTACAAGAGGTCTCTGCAGTGGCTAAACGAGAATACAACAGATTGGATGATCATGCGTATGTCCGTATTTTGCGTTTCAAGAGCTCTTGCTTCTACTACGACTAATGATACGACTGGAAATTTTGTGTCCAGGTTAGTAGGGGCCCCTGCTATGTACTGCTGGCAATAAATGATCACAGCTGTTCTCTAGTTAGGCGTGGCCGTGTCCGGAAATAGGTGCCGCCCGATATTCGATTGATTactctataccgtatagcgcgaaattttcgaggggcttaattttcgcggatttcgtgggttggaattctacacgaaaattaagtccacgaaaagtgttcgttaataagaattacctgctatcatgcaaatatttaaaggcgtggcttccggtaagcagtcattccgcgaacattgtgcaacgaaatggcttttagaggccaatccacgaaatataagtgcctcgaaaatttcgcgctatacggtatgcttGGAAACTGAAAATATAACGCTGGTAGctactagttgggcggagcccgaccgtccctgacgggaggtcgggggacacgcttatataggatttgtacttgTGTATTATGTAATACTGCTTGGAGCATCATGAATATAATcattttaagtgggtgttaaacGCAATATGCACCGCACtgcaccacatgcacactagACTTTGCTACTAAATTAAAAGAGCAAGAATGGCCCAAGTGCTACAATGTTTTGGATGTGGGGATGAGCTATCAAGGCCTGGTAACAGGAGAGCTCTTGATGGTCCAGCTGGAAAGGAAGTGTTGGACCTGTGGACAATGCTACTGGAGAATGAGGAAGAACAGATGTGTGCTGATGTCGACATTAACAGTATTGTAaatggcagtgataaaaaCAGATTGCCCAAAATGTGCAGGAAATGTTTCGGTAGATATAGCAGCTTTCTTGAAGCACAGGTAATaatgaaaataaaatttgtaaTTAGCTGAAAGAAGTAACTAAGTCTTAGGTCACACTGTCCACATAAACATGACTTAGAACAAATATCACAGCACAAGCAATTGAAACCGAGATCAACATGTTTGTAATTGTCAATATTTCGGAAAAGACTATCCCTTCTACAATCTGTAGTGTTGAAGTTTGAAGCATATTCTTTATTCTCATTATTAACTTGATGGTAAATTCTTGCCTTTAAAAGGGTTACACGTGATGGTTTACCATCTCGACCTGCTCTACCAGTCTCTTGTACATAGCTACTGATATCGTCTGACAGGCCAACATGAATGATTTACCAAATGTTGGGACAATCAACACCCATACCAAATGCCATAGTAGCTACAACAATGCGAAGATTGCCAAATAAACGAATGATTTCAGATTTATGGGCTGGATCAGTGACACTTGTAAACATGTCCACGAGGCGAAATTCAGGAAGATCAGGTGTATCATCAGGATTTGTGAATGCAGCTCCAAGGTAATCCTTAAAGAAGAGGTATATACATGTCACCACACACTCCAAAAGAACGTCCATATATGATTGTTTTGGGAAACTTGTTTCTCTCGATTACCAATTTCTGGGCCAAGTTTTGGAATGTCTCTGGTATACTTTTGAACAATCCAACAGCATAAATCAAAATTTGGGATTACTGGGACTCTCGTAATGACAAATGGGTTTCTTAGGCCAACAATACGAGAAATGAATGAAATGTCACTTCGGGTAGCTGTTGCTGTTAGCGCCATCACATGAACTGATGTTGGAATGAGGCTGCGCACTTCTCTAATTCTCAACAGCATTTGCCTGAAAgtctcacccctgcaataatattattggtacaCATGTTAATAAAAAACAATGAGTCAAATACATACCATTTCTTCACACAATGAGCTTCATCGATTATCAAAGCCTTGAGTCTATTAGCATACACATCTCCCCCCAGAAGTCTTCTCCAATGCTTCTTGCTGATGATCATTTCAGGTGTAAAGAATACTAGCTGATACTTCCATGGAAGATCGCATCCATTGTAGCTGCATCAGACATCTCGCCCGAGACATATGTGCTAGAGATGCCTTTAGAACAATAGATGGCTACGGCTATATATAGAATAAAAGCATCCAGCTTAGAATGATCTAGTTATACGTGTAAACAGctcatatgcacatgtacgtataattatatgtatgttctATCTAGCCTTACATACCTGATCATG
This is a stretch of genomic DNA from Halichondria panicea chromosome 1, odHalPani1.1, whole genome shotgun sequence. It encodes these proteins:
- the LOC135347855 gene encoding uncharacterized protein LOC135347855 isoform X5: MAQLSLNDRVFVARRTFTLSPPRSSYIPTVAKRPTSYKSWTESTLYKAYLAHIEDGLSVRDAAEAYGVPKSTLQDRVSGRVKFGARSGPPKLLTDEEENELVSFLCGCASMGYAKSKQEVLALVRNIVQTKGLRTAVVTDGWWTSFKKRHGELAVRAAEPLSYSRAVASSPQVISCYYDLLEQTLTENDLLDCPSQIYNMDETGMPLDPAPPKIITARGVKHPIKISTGNKAQLTCVSAVSATGQIIPPMIIFDRMNIKTAWTYGEVPGTRYGTSKNGWIDSVLFEDWFKCQFLPNASPVRPVLLIMDGHSTHYQPSTVRLAASEQVILFCLPPNTTHLTQPLDKGCFGPLKRAWRKECHSYMAQSGGKMATRYEFSRLFNKAWFASMTPANAISGFRCTGIVPFNREAIRLPVADFKDRVSSLAQETGLNFIPLYNCSPSRSIHLHDASVEETDSSDGDSPAKSPAKNSCVLRQTAVTKCLSAVTVPELHTQQAKPVGSGRVLTSSENLKIINQKEQMKLEKELKKKQAQQKRLQKQEAKKQKQKQTLTPARLPKESTNSVPESDVVFTDNEWDRFETRLLEGYDLAPKGRYKLWLEMYHPQAGGTCNKQTDERESDLEVSPQPDADDSEGRRSFGPDDYCDPIVDALFDSWCYSGDESIGPDRETESVPDTTGSCLPRAGSQEVTPPVPGNSQVSQKVSPPGPVNSTESVSNKKLLPLGRPRKTEPVSAAAKKNGSLISQGPDSKKRPVRCPRKTVSRKVTLPVTATVNSQGAENTGSQEVEEPVSATAKKNGRLISQGPDSKKGPVGRPKKTVSRKVTPPVTVTGNSQGAENSGSRSQEVEEPVSVTHCSTAGHATRTVLRRVSPLCPMNTRESVAINKHNVGRPRKTISQKVTKTGVVSSQGLCISRRCTNADSGDWVKCDNCGQWYHCECVGIVIENAKEIRFECC
- the LOC135347855 gene encoding uncharacterized protein LOC135347855 isoform X2, with the protein product MAQLSLNDRVFVARRTFTLSPPRSSYIPTVAKRPTSYKSWTESTLYKAYLAHIEDGLSVRDAAEAYGVPKSTLQDRVSGRVKFGARSGPPKLLTDEEENELVSFLCGCASMGYAKSKQEVLALVRNIVQTKGLRTAVVTDGWWTSFKKRHGELAVRAAEPLSYSRAVASSPQVISCYYDLLEQTLTENDLLDCPSQIYNMDETGMPLDPAPPKIITARGVKHPIKISTGNKAQLTCVSAVSATGQIIPPMIIFDRMNIKTAWTYGEVPGTRYGTSKNGWIDSVLFEDWFKCQFLPNASPVRPVLLIMDGHSTHYQPSTVRLAASEQVILFCLPPNTTHLTQPLDKGCFGPLKRAWRKECHSYMAQSGGKMATRYEFSRLFNKAWFASMTPANAISGFRCTGIVPFNREAIRLPVADFKDRVSSLAQETGLNFIPLYNCSPSRSIHLHDASVEETDSSDGDSPAKSPAKNSCVLRQTAVTKCLSAVTVPELHTQQAKPVGSGRVLTSSENLKIINQKEQMKLEKELKKKQAQQKRLQKQEAKKQKQKQTLTPARLPKESTNSVPESDVVFTDNEWDRFETRLLEGYDLAPKGRYKLWLEMYHPQAGGTCNKQTDERESDLEVSPQPDADDSEGRRSFGPDDYCDPIVDALFDSWCYSGDESIGPDRETESVPDTTGSCLPRAGSQEVTPPVPGNSQDPLSVKSCKYTLRSSRKTVSQKVSPPGPVNSTESVSNKKLLPLGRPRKTEPVSAAAKKNGSLISQGPDSKKRPVRCPRKTVSRKVTLPVTATVNSQGAENTGSQEVEEPVSATAKKNGRLISQGPDSKKGPVGRPKKTVSRKVTPPVTVTGNSQGAENSGSRSQEVEEPVSVTHCSTAGHATRTVLRRVSPLCPMNTRESVAINKHNVGRPRKTISQKVTKTGVVSSQGLCISRRCTNADSGDWVKCDNCGQWYHCECVGIVIENAKEIRFECC